A window of the Acidobacteriota bacterium genome harbors these coding sequences:
- a CDS encoding leucine-rich repeat domain-containing protein, whose translation MAEAERRIAEAVKQKTTELNLAGLKLTKVPAALGSLRHLRGLYLNSNHLQKVPNELRGFRHLEALDLSVNLLREIPTWLGELRQLQHLVLSGNPIGKIPGSLGKLQELRTLYLSDNELNEIPATLGECTKLTELYLHGNPDIGIPREILGPTWVTVHFLHQGPPANPAEILNYYFRPKRPLLESKLILVGRGEVGKTSLINRLIHNTFGKEQQTDGIKITRWDVPLPHCPDQAHLNVWDFGGQEIMHATHQFFLTRRSLYLLVLSGRGGTEDQDAEYWLKLIESFGGASPVLVVLNKQHEHLFDVNQRQLQGKYPFIKGFIKTDCADRLGLDELQRRICEEINALPHLRDGFPAEWFEVKDKLPRTRKSFISFDEYRKACRRWKVKSEAEQNLLGRYLHDLGVMLNFREDARLYDTHVLKPQWVTEGIYTILNSALLAGQKGELRLRDLQRILPAKEYPVNMHGFVMDLMKKFELCFTFPDSDTHYLIPELLDIQEPEAASEFDPAKCLNFRYEYEVLPEGLLPRFIVRTHGLIEDEHRWRTGVILRFEEGRALVKADVVDKKVFIHVTGRAEARRRLLGIIRSDFERIHNDLKFKPTELVPLPSHPDFSVPYRKLQVLEEKGVANFTEVIGDEVIEVDVQQLLNGVDLEGKRRRESRREALAEMREESIRVFISYAHKDEQRFRLKLDPYLKIMQQQGLITAWHDRLIKPGAEWANVIDANLEQAKIILLLVSVDFMASDYCVEVELKRALERHEKGEARVIPIIIRDVNWRDALFAKLQALPKDGKPVDLWLKKDSAWRNVADGIEKVARELWKQKQARR comes from the coding sequence ATGGCAGAAGCGGAAAGGCGGATTGCTGAGGCTGTTAAGCAGAAAACCACTGAGTTGAATTTGGCTGGTCTCAAATTAACAAAAGTACCTGCCGCGCTTGGATCATTACGACACCTTAGAGGCCTCTACCTCAATAGCAACCATCTCCAAAAGGTTCCCAACGAACTACGCGGATTTCGTCATCTTGAAGCACTTGATTTGAGCGTGAATCTATTGAGAGAAATACCTACTTGGTTGGGCGAGTTACGGCAACTTCAACATCTTGTATTGAGTGGGAATCCAATTGGGAAAATTCCAGGATCACTAGGCAAGTTACAGGAGCTTCGAACTCTCTATCTCAGCGACAATGAACTAAACGAAATTCCTGCCACGCTGGGAGAGTGCACTAAGTTGACGGAACTCTACTTACATGGAAATCCTGATATAGGTATTCCAAGAGAGATTCTGGGGCCAACGTGGGTGACAGTTCATTTCCTACACCAAGGGCCACCTGCAAACCCAGCAGAAATCCTCAACTACTACTTCCGTCCCAAACGTCCGCTGCTCGAATCCAAACTTATCCTTGTCGGACGCGGCGAAGTCGGGAAAACCTCACTGATCAATCGCCTCATTCACAACACCTTCGGCAAAGAGCAACAGACCGATGGCATCAAGATTACGCGCTGGGATGTGCCGCTGCCGCACTGCCCAGACCAGGCGCATCTGAACGTCTGGGATTTTGGCGGGCAGGAGATTATGCACGCGACGCATCAGTTCTTTCTGACGCGTCGCAGCCTGTACTTGCTGGTGTTGAGCGGGCGCGGGGGCACAGAGGATCAGGACGCCGAATACTGGTTGAAGCTGATTGAGAGTTTCGGCGGCGCGTCGCCCGTGCTGGTTGTGCTCAACAAACAGCACGAACATCTCTTCGACGTGAACCAGCGCCAGTTGCAGGGCAAATATCCGTTCATCAAAGGCTTTATCAAAACCGATTGCGCCGACCGGCTGGGCTTGGACGAATTGCAGCGCCGCATTTGCGAAGAGATCAACGCGCTGCCGCATTTGCGCGATGGCTTCCCGGCGGAATGGTTCGAGGTCAAAGACAAGCTGCCCCGGACGCGCAAGAGCTTCATCAGCTTTGACGAATACCGCAAAGCCTGCCGCCGCTGGAAGGTGAAATCCGAAGCCGAGCAGAACCTGCTGGGGCGTTACCTGCACGATCTGGGTGTGATGCTCAACTTCCGCGAGGACGCACGCTTGTACGATACACACGTGCTGAAACCACAGTGGGTGACCGAAGGGATTTACACGATCCTCAATTCAGCGCTGCTGGCCGGGCAGAAAGGCGAACTGCGCTTGCGCGATCTGCAACGCATCCTGCCCGCCAAAGAATACCCGGTGAACATGCACGGCTTCGTGATGGATTTGATGAAGAAGTTCGAGCTGTGTTTCACCTTCCCCGACAGTGACACGCATTACCTGATCCCCGAACTGCTCGACATTCAGGAGCCGGAAGCGGCGAGCGAATTTGATCCGGCCAAATGTCTGAACTTCCGCTACGAATACGAGGTGCTGCCCGAAGGCCTGCTGCCGCGCTTCATCGTGCGCACGCACGGCTTGATCGAAGACGAACACCGCTGGCGCACCGGCGTAATTCTGCGCTTTGAAGAAGGCCGCGCTCTGGTCAAGGCCGATGTGGTGGACAAGAAAGTCTTCATTCACGTGACAGGCAGGGCGGAAGCGCGGCGGCGCTTGCTGGGAATTATTCGTTCGGACTTTGAGCGCATCCACAACGACCTGAAGTTCAAACCAACCGAACTGGTTCCCTTGCCTTCCCATCCTGACTTCTCAGTGCCATACAGGAAGTTGCAAGTCTTGGAGGAGAAAGGGGTCGCCAACTTTACTGAAGTCATTGGTGATGAAGTGATCGAGGTAGATGTGCAACAACTGCTCAATGGCGTAGACCTCGAAGGCAAGCGCCGCCGCGAATCCCGGCGTGAAGCCTTGGCGGAAATGCGCGAGGAATCCATCCGCGTGTTTATCAGCTACGCACACAAAGATGAGCAGCGGTTCCGCCTAAAACTGGACCCGTATTTGAAAATCATGCAACAGCAAGGGCTGATCACAGCTTGGCATGACCGCTTGATCAAACCTGGCGCGGAGTGGGCCAACGTTATAGATGCTAACCTGGAACAAGCGAAAATAATCTTGTTGCTGGTAAGCGTGGACTTTATGGCTTCGGATTATTGCGTTGAAGTTGAATTGAAACGCGCGCTGGAACGGCATGAGAAAGGCGAGGCGCGCGTGATTCCGATCATCATTCGTGATGTCAATTGGCGTGACGCGCTGTTCGCCAAGCTGCAAGCGTTGCCAAAAGACGGCAAGCCAGTGGATTTGTGGCTGAAGAAAGATTCAGCTTGGCGCAATGTAGCGGATGGGATCGAGAAAGTTGCCCGCGAGTTATGGAAGCAGAAGCAAGCACGCCGCTGA
- a CDS encoding DUF433 domain-containing protein: MKAKKLIREMVGGELYEYYAVSRHIVMAPGVCGGRPTFKYTRIDVRHALKLLAAGRTVERVAEGYQVPVAAVKEALALAAKAFDQQSKELAAQA, translated from the coding sequence ATGAAAGCAAAGAAACTGATTCGTGAAATGGTGGGCGGCGAGCTGTATGAATACTACGCGGTCAGCCGTCATATTGTGATGGCGCCGGGTGTATGCGGCGGGCGTCCGACCTTCAAGTACACGCGGATCGATGTGCGACATGCGTTGAAGCTGTTGGCTGCGGGGCGCACGGTGGAGCGAGTCGCCGAAGGCTATCAAGTTCCCGTGGCAGCGGTGAAAGAAGCTTTGGCATTGGCGGCCAAAGCCTTCGACCAACAAAGCAAGGAATTGGCCGCACAAGCATGA